The Oscillospiraceae bacterium genome contains the following window.
TATCAAGGGGTAAAGTTATTATGTCAACTATTGTAGCTAAGTTCGGTGGCAGCTCGCTGGCCGATGCCAATCAGTTCAAGAAAGTCGCCGACATTGTCAAAAGCGACCCAAATCGCCGGTATGTTATACCATCCGCGCCGGGCAAGCGGTCGAGTGAGGATGAAAAAGTCACCGATATGCTCTATGCCTGCTATGCCAAAGCGCGTAAAGGTGAGAGTTTTGATGCTGACTTCGCAGCCATTTGTGCGCGATATCAGGGAATTATCGACGATTTGGGTTTGACGCTCGATTTGTCCGACGAGTTTAGTTACATACAAACGGCGTTTAAGCGTAAGGCAGGCAAGGCCTATGCGGCAAGCCGTGGGGAGTATTTGTGTGGCATTGTGTTGGCGGCGTATTTGGACTTTGATTTTGTCGATGCTGCTCGCGTCATTTGTTTTGATGACAACGGCGAGTTTAACGTCAAAGAAACCAAGGCGACCTTGCAAAACATCTTGGCAAACTATGAATATGCAGTCATCCCCGGCTTTTACGGCAGTACGCCGGAGGATAACATCGTCACTTTTTCGCGCGGAGGTTCGGACATTACCGGCGCGCTTGTGGCGCAAGGTGTGGAGGCGGATTTATACGAGAACTGGACAGATGTGCCGGGATTTCTCGCCGCTGATCCGCGTATTGTGGATAGCCCCGACCGTATTGACGTAATTACTTACCGAGAACTGCGCGAGCTGTCGTACATGGGCGCAACGGTATTGCATGAGGACACGATTTTCCCTGTGTATGTCAGCGGTATTGCCATTCATATTCGCAACACAAACGATGTCAGTGCCAAAGGCACGCTGATTGTTGCCGACGCGCCGCCAAGTGAAGATTCGCGGCCGGTAACGGGCATTGCGGGGCGCAAGGGATTTTCAGCAATTCTCATCGAAAAGTCTAGAATGAGGAGTCGGCCGTCGTTTTTGCACAATGTTTTGGAAGTATTGGAAGAGCATGGCGTTATCATCGAGCATATGCCGTCCGGTATTGATATGGTGTCTATTGTCGTCAGTACAAAGTGCTTGGCAGGCAAGGAAAATGCCATCATCGCGGCACTAAAAGCCGCTGTCAATGCCGATAGCGTAGAAATCGAGCATGGCTTGGCGCTGATTGCCGTCGTCGGACGCGGCATGGTGCAGTCACGCGGCTGCGCTGCGCGGATTTTCGCTTCGATTGCTCACTCATGGGTCAATGTGCGCATGATTGACCAAGGTGCGAGTGAGCTGAATGTTGTTGCAGGTGTGATGGAAGGAGATTTTGAGAAGGCTGTGAATGCGATTTATGATTCGTTTTTTAATTGATGGGTTGTGAAAATTTATATTATCGACAGGAGAAATAATCATGAAGAAATTTCTAGTTCTATCTTTGGCATTGACTCTACTTATCGCAATAACAGCATCAATGGTCGGTTGCGGCAACAATAGCGATTATCCAAACAACGACAGCCCAAATACGGGCGAGTTTGCAGGCACATTTGTGTCAAATTTGAGTGGACAACGAATTTATTTTCATGCTGACGGAACTTGGGAAACCGATGCGCCCCCTTTAGGACGACAAACTGGCACATATACATTTGCAAACAATAGAATAGAAACATTTTTTGACGAGGTTACGTCAATCGCTTTGATTAGGAGTGCTGTGGGCTTTTGGGCAGAACCGGGAAGTGAAGAGTGGTACGCACTTGTAGAGGAAGATATGCAAGAATTAGAAGAAATGATGGCGAGCCCGATAGCCGTGTATGCCTATGACTCCGAGTTGGGCACGTTACGTTTTTATGGAGAGCCCGACGACCCACAAGTGCTCACACGCGAGTGATACGCAGTATAAGCATACTGTACAAAAGAGGCGGTCAATTGACCGCCTCTTTGACTCACTCCGCCTTAAAATGCCATAATCGTGCCTTAAAGTCTCCAAACAAGAACGGTAGCGTAAACCCTGTGTTCATCAACTCGTCACCGCCCCATGTGCCGCCATTGGTTTCCCTGTACGTCAAATTCGGGTCAAGACCGCGCAGGGTAAGGCGTGAAAAACACGGCTGCGGGTCGCTCAGCACCAACGCATAAACCACAACAGCCTCACGCTTATCGGGCGATACGAGCATCCAGGCAAAGTCGTTGCCGTCAAATGGATTGCGCAAGCGATACAACGTGCCGTCGGCGATAAGATGGCGCGTTTGTTTGTATAATGCTGTCTGTTGCTTAACTTGCTCGCGTTCTTCGTCAGTTAATGCGCCGATGTTGAGTTCATAGCCAAATTGGCACAGCAGTGCAACCAATCCGCGGGTATCAAAGTCGGTTTGGCGGTGTACTTGGTGGTTGGGGCTAACCGAAACATGCGCACTCATCGACGATACGGGGTAGCACAGGCTCGTGCCGTACTGGATGCGCAGACGTTCAATCGCGTCGCTGCAATCGCTGGCCCACACTTGCGGCATATAGTACAGCATGCCCGGGTCAAAACGCCCGCCGCCGCCGCTGCAACTCTCAAAGAGCACTTCAGGATGGCGCGAAGTAATGCGCTCCAGCACGTCGTATAAGCCCAGCACATAGCGATGCCACAATTCTTGTTGGCGGTGTGCGGGCAATGCCGCTGAACACACTTCAGTTAAGTGACGGTTGGCGTCCCACTTGACGTACGAAATGGGCGCGGAATCTAAGATTTTGCAAACGGAATCGACGACATAATCGCGTACTTCTTCGCGCGACAAATCAAGCACGCATTGCATACGGCTCAACGAATGCGGTCGTGTCGGTACTTGAATCGCCCAATCGGGGTGCGCGCGATACAGATCGCTGTCGGGCGAAATCATTTCAGGCTCGAACCATAGCCCAAATTGTAGTCCGGCGTTTTTGGCGTTTTCGGCAACGGTTTTCAGTCCGCCGGGCAGTTTTTCTTGGTTAACCACCCAGTCGCCAAGTGAGCGCAAATCGTCGTTGCGCTTGCCAAACCAGCCGTCGTCGAGTACAAACAACTCAATACCAAGCCCGGTACAACTGTCGCACAAGGCTTTGAGGCTCGTTTCATCGAACGAGAAGTAGGTTGCCTCCCAATTGTTGATGACAATGGGTCGCTCCTTTTTCAGCCATGGACTATGTCCCAAACGATTGCGGTACAAGTCATGGAATGTTGCGCTCATGCCATTTAAGCCGCTGTCGCTGTAAACCATGACGGCTTCGGGCGTTTGGAACGACGCATTAGGCTGCATTTCCCAGGAAAAGTCGAAGGGATTAATGCCCATTTGCACGCGCGTGACATCGTATGTGTCGACTTCCGCCAACGCCAAAAAGCTGCCGCTGTAAACGAGGTTGCAGGCGTAGACATCGCCTTGGTCTTCGTTGGTGTGCGGGCGTTTGAGGGCGATAAACGGGTTGTGTGCGTGTGACGACATACCGCGGCGGCTTTCGACCGATTGCGTACCGTAGCGCAAGGGTGTGACGGCAATTTGGCGCTCCTTAACGTGCGCGCCGTAGAGGTGCACTAACTCAAAATCCTTGTCGGGCAGGTCGAGCGACAGGCTCATCGCCCGCAATAGCGTGATGGGTTCGCCGCCCTCGTTGTAGAGGGCAGCCGAGCGAATGATGGCACTTTTTTCAGCATAAACGGTATATGATAACACGACTTTCAAGCCAATTTGTGTGTCTTTGAGTGTTAAAAGCAAAGTCTCGGCATTGTCGCTGTCTTCAGCGTGGAGGCAGGGGAGCCCGTCAAGTGCCGGCTTGCCCTTCACAAGTTCGTAGCCTTGATAAACTAAATCGCAAATTCTTGCGCCGTCGGGTGTTTTGACTTGGATGGCAGGGCTGCGAAAATCAGAGTTGCCAAAAGCCGGGTATTCGTGTGATAATGTATCAAGGCTGATTGCGCGCCCATCGATGCCGTGCGGTGTGGGGCAGAATCCGCGCTCGGTGGTGCGAATTAAATCATCGCAGTTGACGTTGTTGACGCGCTTGCCCCAATAAGCGTGGGCAGGCCAGCGGTCGTGCATGATGGCGAATGCGTAGCTGGTGTTGCCGGCTTGCAGATGAAACTGCTTGCCGTCTTTGGAAACCTTAATTGGCATAGGGTTGTCCTCCTGTTGTGTGTCACCTTTGTGTAATGTTGGTTCGTTATGCGGGACGCGCAGGGGCGCACTTCTTACAATAATAATCCAAAACTTCTTGTATGTCAATGCAAAGTTTTGAAACTTTTTGCCTGCGCCGTGCCGCTATAGATAATAGGGGGTGAGTATATGGTCGACAAAGCTATCACTTCGAGATTTAATGAAATTTATGACACTACATACAATGCCGTTCTGTCATTTGTGGCGTATCGGTGCAAAAATGTTGCAGATATCGGCGATGTTGTGCAGGAAACATATGTAGAACTCTATAATATGTTGCAAAAGCGTGGTGTTGATTATGTGCAGAATGAACAGGCGATTGCGCTAAAAATTGCTAAACAAAAATTGTCGCGGTACTATTCGCTGGTTGAAAAATTGCAACGGCTTGTGCCGTTGTTTGCCGTGAATGATGAGGGGGACGAAGTGCCGTTGACGGACTTGGAGGCTGACGCCTTTTTGGCGGAGGATTATAACGTCAATCAAGCGGTGTTGTCCGAGGCGCAGGAGATGATTGCAAAGAAACCGGATGACGTGAGAAAAGTGCTGTATTTATACTACGATAAGGGTCTATCGATCGATGAAGTCGCAAAAAAGTTATCATTGACGCAATCCAACGTGAAGAATAAACTCTATCGTACGCTGAAAGAATTGCGGAAACTATTACAGGAATGAGGTGCAATATGAAAGGTCAAGAGTTTGTAAAAACGGTCGTATGTGCGGCGGCACGTGCTGAAGTGCCTGATAAAGAGAAAATTCGCGAAGCTGTTGTGACACAAAAGGCTGACATTGTTGTGCCAATGGTTAGGCCACGGCATATGGTGATTCGGCGTGTTGTTTTTGCGTCGTTGGCATTTGTGCTGATTGGCGTGGTTGGCCTATCGACGATGTTTTTGAGTGGGCGGGATGATGGCGTGGGCGGGCCGCCGGAAGTTGTTGCGCCGCCGCCGGACAATGCCCCACCTGTACAACAGCTGACGGAAGATGAGCTGTTGATTCAAGATTTTTTGCGGCAGTTTGTGAGTATACATGACTTTTCGCCGTATCCCGAGCTGACTTGGTTGGAATGGGTGGAGCATCTCTTTGGCGGTACGGATTTGTTTGAAATGTATCCGCAGTTGAACTGGCAAATTCACCCGTCGAATATATACAGTATTGGCGGTGCTCATTATCGAGAAGACCAAACGCTGCCGTTCTATTTTCGAAGGCCTGAAATAGCCCCTTACTTCATAATGTTTCCATACCCGCTGCTGCCATTCTTGGGGCCATTTGATATGTTCGCCGAGAGTTTTTATTTAATTGACCTTGAAGGAAACGGGATACCGGCGGTGGTTGTGCATTTCGACGAGCCAGCCTTTGATAGGGAATCATCAACGAGGTTATTGTTTCGGTATGTCAACGGTGTGTTTACTCGTGAGGAATTGCCCTACGGCAGCGCGTTTTACATTGACCCGCAGGGTAGAGTTGTGATGAGTAAAACAATGGCTGTACGAGGAGAAAGGGATGGTTCGCGCGCATGGATTTCGGAGAATCCCGTGCTGATGCAGGACTTTTATTACGTCGCATTTGATGGCGGGGAGATGGTGCTTACACCGACGGCGCGGCCAACGGAGAGGCGTTGGACGGCTGACGAAGGCGTTGAATACCTTAACCTTACGCCCATGCCGCACCTTGTTGAGTTACAGGAGCAGATTACGGCGAATATTCGGGCATACTTTACCAATCGGCCGCCGTCAAATGTAGTGGTGACGTTGCCAGAGTGGGCAGAAGAGCAAGATGGCGAGGATGAAGTGCCGCCTACACAAATTACGCCGTCTACGCCGGATGTGACACCAACGGCACCTGCGCCTGATGTAGCACCTGTGCCATGGTGGAATACGTTCACTTTCCCTGCTCGTCCGTCTGTTCCCAGTAATCTTGGTGTATTGGTGCATGATTTTTTGGCGGAGGAATGGATTTCAAGCTTTCAGAATGGTTATGGCACTGCTGTGCGCCGCAATGGCGCGCAAACACTCTTGGTGACTTATGCGGACTTAGGAGAAGCTGAAAATCGTAGTTTTGACGCTGGGCTTGGACGTAGATTGTTTGAAGGCGCAAATGTAACGGGCGACCAGTATTATGTGCATCTGGACCTTGAGTTTATAGGCGAATC
Protein-coding sequences here:
- a CDS encoding aspartate kinase, giving the protein MSTIVAKFGGSSLADANQFKKVADIVKSDPNRRYVIPSAPGKRSSEDEKVTDMLYACYAKARKGESFDADFAAICARYQGIIDDLGLTLDLSDEFSYIQTAFKRKAGKAYAASRGEYLCGIVLAAYLDFDFVDAARVICFDDNGEFNVKETKATLQNILANYEYAVIPGFYGSTPEDNIVTFSRGGSDITGALVAQGVEADLYENWTDVPGFLAADPRIVDSPDRIDVITYRELRELSYMGATVLHEDTIFPVYVSGIAIHIRNTNDVSAKGTLIVADAPPSEDSRPVTGIAGRKGFSAILIEKSRMRSRPSFLHNVLEVLEEHGVIIEHMPSGIDMVSIVVSTKCLAGKENAIIAALKAAVNADSVEIEHGLALIAVVGRGMVQSRGCAARIFASIAHSWVNVRMIDQGASELNVVAGVMEGDFEKAVNAIYDSFFN
- a CDS encoding alpha-galactosidase, with amino-acid sequence MPIKVSKDGKQFHLQAGNTSYAFAIMHDRWPAHAYWGKRVNNVNCDDLIRTTERGFCPTPHGIDGRAISLDTLSHEYPAFGNSDFRSPAIQVKTPDGARICDLVYQGYELVKGKPALDGLPCLHAEDSDNAETLLLTLKDTQIGLKVVLSYTVYAEKSAIIRSAALYNEGGEPITLLRAMSLSLDLPDKDFELVHLYGAHVKERQIAVTPLRYGTQSVESRRGMSSHAHNPFIALKRPHTNEDQGDVYACNLVYSGSFLALAEVDTYDVTRVQMGINPFDFSWEMQPNASFQTPEAVMVYSDSGLNGMSATFHDLYRNRLGHSPWLKKERPIVINNWEATYFSFDETSLKALCDSCTGLGIELFVLDDGWFGKRNDDLRSLGDWVVNQEKLPGGLKTVAENAKNAGLQFGLWFEPEMISPDSDLYRAHPDWAIQVPTRPHSLSRMQCVLDLSREEVRDYVVDSVCKILDSAPISYVKWDANRHLTEVCSAALPAHRQQELWHRYVLGLYDVLERITSRHPEVLFESCSGGGGRFDPGMLYYMPQVWASDCSDAIERLRIQYGTSLCYPVSSMSAHVSVSPNHQVHRQTDFDTRGLVALLCQFGYELNIGALTDEEREQVKQQTALYKQTRHLIADGTLYRLRNPFDGNDFAWMLVSPDKREAVVVYALVLSDPQPCFSRLTLRGLDPNLTYRETNGGTWGGDELMNTGFTLPFLFGDFKARLWHFKAE
- a CDS encoding RNA polymerase sigma factor, yielding MVDKAITSRFNEIYDTTYNAVLSFVAYRCKNVADIGDVVQETYVELYNMLQKRGVDYVQNEQAIALKIAKQKLSRYYSLVEKLQRLVPLFAVNDEGDEVPLTDLEADAFLAEDYNVNQAVLSEAQEMIAKKPDDVRKVLYLYYDKGLSIDEVAKKLSLTQSNVKNKLYRTLKELRKLLQE